A region of Candidatus Bathyarchaeota archaeon DNA encodes the following proteins:
- a CDS encoding plasma-membrane proton-efflux P-type ATPase yields MASKIKSTSDFKHVSIEETFKLLEASVHGLTEAEAKNRLEKFGYNEITEEKKNPFIDFFKRYWGPMPWLLELAIILSCVLGHYLEAVIIFVLLTINVVIGFIHSHRSQKVLEFLKKRLAVKAKVLREGKWIVKDAKEIVPGDIILVGLGDLVPADAKIVSGELYVDQSALTGESLPVNLNPSDIVYSSSIVTRGEAKCVVVNTGMNTYFGRTAELVKTAKPKSHQEEIMMSITKYMMYVGIVALILTSVYALMLNMGVLSMLTFAVIFLMGAIPVALPAVLTIVQAVGAMELAKEGVLVTRLDSIEDAASIDVVCLDKTGTITQNKLSVAEVIPFFKYTKEDVVLIACLASEEESKDPIDLAVINYANSLGIDFSSYKRVSFTPFNPTIKRSEAVVEGKGIRFKAVKGAPQIILDLCKNASEIRQEVGKVLEELSHKGYRTLAVARSEGEDFDRLMFMGLLALADPIRPDSKIMVEKIKALGIKPMMLTGDNISIAKEIASQASIGNRIIPIAELKALNEAERAKIVEKYDGFAEVYPEDKYEIVKLLQSNGHMVGMTGDGVNDAPALKQAEMGTAVSNSTDVAKASASVVLTEQGLKVIVNAIKISRQIYQRMLTWVINKVAKVIEFVTLLTLGFFWLHDIVLSLLGMTLLIFANDFSTMSLATDSVKYTSNPNKWNVKNITLASLVVGLLLVVESVIAMIIGKNYFRLEWERLRTFIMLVLVFNSQFRVFIVRERRHFWSSKPGKGLIASITAIIIGFTLLGIYGIIIPSLSPDQVLFALGFSALITVRIVESFKYLVFKKFEIR; encoded by the coding sequence ATGGCTAGCAAGATAAAGAGTACATCGGACTTTAAGCATGTTTCCATCGAAGAAACGTTCAAATTGTTAGAGGCATCTGTGCATGGGCTTACAGAGGCTGAAGCAAAAAATCGATTAGAAAAGTTTGGATATAATGAGATAACGGAAGAAAAGAAAAATCCCTTTATAGATTTTTTTAAGCGTTATTGGGGTCCCATGCCTTGGCTACTGGAACTAGCCATAATCCTCTCATGTGTTCTCGGTCATTACCTTGAAGCAGTCATAATTTTTGTTTTACTTACCATAAATGTTGTCATAGGCTTCATACATTCGCATCGCTCGCAAAAAGTGCTGGAGTTTTTGAAAAAGAGGCTAGCAGTAAAAGCGAAGGTGTTGCGTGAAGGAAAATGGATAGTGAAAGACGCTAAAGAAATTGTTCCAGGAGACATTATACTGGTAGGACTTGGCGATCTGGTGCCCGCAGATGCCAAAATAGTGAGCGGCGAACTTTATGTTGACCAATCAGCTTTGACAGGAGAATCTTTACCAGTTAATTTGAACCCTTCCGACATCGTCTACTCGAGTTCCATAGTGACGAGAGGCGAAGCTAAATGTGTTGTGGTTAATACTGGGATGAATACATATTTTGGAAGAACTGCTGAGTTGGTCAAAACAGCAAAACCGAAATCTCATCAAGAAGAAATAATGATGTCTATTACCAAATATATGATGTATGTTGGCATAGTGGCGTTGATTTTAACTTCAGTATATGCTTTGATGTTAAACATGGGCGTTCTATCAATGTTGACGTTCGCGGTGATCTTTCTAATGGGTGCTATTCCTGTTGCGTTACCAGCTGTGCTCACTATAGTTCAAGCGGTTGGCGCTATGGAACTCGCAAAGGAAGGAGTCTTGGTTACTCGTCTCGACTCCATTGAGGATGCAGCTTCCATAGATGTGGTTTGTTTGGATAAAACAGGCACAATAACTCAGAATAAGCTTTCAGTTGCTGAGGTTATACCATTTTTCAAGTATACAAAAGAAGATGTAGTGTTAATAGCATGTTTGGCTTCCGAAGAGGAAAGCAAAGATCCAATAGATTTAGCGGTTATAAATTACGCAAATTCTTTGGGCATTGATTTTAGCTCATACAAACGGGTTTCCTTCACGCCTTTTAACCCGACCATTAAAAGATCCGAAGCCGTTGTGGAGGGCAAAGGAATACGTTTTAAAGCCGTTAAAGGCGCACCCCAAATAATTTTAGACTTATGCAAAAATGCAAGTGAAATCCGACAAGAAGTAGGCAAAGTGTTAGAGGAGTTATCACACAAGGGATATAGAACTTTAGCGGTGGCGAGATCGGAAGGAGAAGATTTTGATAGGCTCATGTTTATGGGGCTCTTAGCTTTGGCTGACCCTATAAGACCAGATTCAAAAATAATGGTGGAGAAGATTAAAGCGCTTGGCATAAAGCCCATGATGCTTACAGGCGATAATATCAGCATTGCTAAAGAGATAGCTTCTCAAGCCTCAATCGGCAATAGGATCATTCCAATAGCTGAACTTAAAGCCTTAAATGAGGCGGAGAGAGCAAAAATTGTCGAGAAGTATGATGGCTTCGCCGAAGTATATCCTGAAGATAAATATGAAATAGTGAAGCTTTTGCAGTCAAATGGACACATGGTTGGAATGACTGGTGACGGAGTTAACGATGCGCCTGCGCTTAAGCAGGCGGAAATGGGAACAGCGGTAAGCAACTCAACAGATGTGGCGAAAGCCTCAGCCAGCGTAGTTTTAACCGAACAAGGGCTGAAAGTCATTGTTAATGCAATAAAAATAAGCAGGCAGATATATCAGCGAATGCTAACGTGGGTTATAAATAAGGTTGCTAAAGTGATAGAATTTGTCACTTTATTGACGCTTGGATTTTTCTGGTTACATGACATTGTTCTCAGCCTATTAGGTATGACGCTGCTAATTTTTGCAAACGATTTTTCAACAATGTCATTAGCAACAGATAGCGTAAAATACACAAGTAACCCAAACAAATGGAACGTTAAAAACATTACATTAGCATCTCTTGTAGTTGGCTTACTCTTGGTTGTTGAAAGCGTCATTGCAATGATAATAGGAAAGAATTATTTCCGACTGGAGTGGGAAAGACTACGCACTTTTATAATGCTGGTGCTTGTCTTTAATAGCCAATTTAGAGTTTTCATCGTAAGAGAAAGAAGACACTTCTGGTCTTCAAAACCCGGCAAAGGATTGATTGCATCTATTACAGCCATAATAATTGGATTCACACTGCTAGGCATATACGGCATAATAATCCCTTCACTTTCACCAGATCAAGTTCTTTTTGCCCTGGGCTTTTCAGCGTTAATCACAGTTAGAATCGTGGAGTCCTTTAAATACTTAGTCTTTAAAAAATTCGAGATTAGGTAA